The nucleotide sequence TTGGCACGAAAATGTGGCGTAATAATGTGCTTTGAACTTATGATTGGTACTTTGGTGTGATCTTCTTGTGCAGGCAGGTTCATATCTCCAATCATTGGAGAGTTGAGTGAGCAATACCCACATGTAACAACGTATAAGGTTGACATCGACGAGGTGCGCATTCGCATTGGAATTTAGTCTTCTGTAAACTTGgatcattttgtttttgggaaccaTTTTAGTTCTTTTGTGGACTACGTAAATCCCAGCTTAAGATTGAggtcaaaactcaaaagaacTCTTTAACTGTTGCAAATTAGTAATTCTATATGTTTTAACTTGGATATGGTAAAATCCAAGGTCCATTTGGTTTCTGATCTGATGTGTGCATTTTGGTGCAGCCTACATTCCAATTCTTTAAAGACGGGAAGAAGGTGGCTCAAGTTGTTGGTGCTAATGTTGCTCGCTTGAGAAACACTTTTGGAAGTTTGGAAAATACGACGTAGTATTGGAAAACAATATTGTCAGGTCCTAAGTTCTTGTCTTGATAACGGACAAAATGATTCGAACTTGTGAGCTCATGTAATATTATGAAAGAAAATTATTAAAACAACAATTTGTTGGGTTACTATATGTCTTGGGAGCTACAACCGCAACAACTATGTGGTTAACGTATTATTGTAGCAAATCTCATTGACTACACTTGTTGATTGATTAGGAAGAAGAAATTGAGCTAAATATGATGGTGTCAAAATATAATTTAGCCATAAAAAATCCTTTCAAGCTCCAGTTTGACGTGGCTTCTATTTGGGTTCCTCCTTTCAAGCTCCAGTCAATTGCAAGCATTAACTGTCAGGTAGGTCCTGGTTTTTGGGTATGGATTCAATCTCAAACTGAACTTATCGACATCTCTCTTCGTGGTATTGGAATCTCTGAAGATTGGATACTAGGGGAATGGTTGTTGAAGATGTCTTCCCAACTCAAACATTTGGATTTACCTAAGAACCAATTATGTGGAAACTTTCTATCCCATTTGAAATTTCCAAATTAAATCAATTTCATGGAAACCTTTCAttctatttgaaattttcaaGTCTAAATTATATAGATTTGAGTCATAATCAGTTGAAGGGTCCACTCCCATTTTGGTGGTTCCTTAATGTCAATAGTCGTTATCTTCAAAGCAATCTATTTTCCGGGCCAATTCCCTCCAATATTGACCAAATGATGCCCAATTTGCACGCATTGTCTCTTTCTGAGAATCGTTTGAATGACACTATTCCCCCCTCTATTTGCAATATGCAAAACTCAAAATACTTGTCCATAAGGAGCAATCAATTTTCTAGGGAAATGCCTCGTGCGTGGAGTGTGGGAAGCAAAATTTTGTTTCTAGATGTTGGTCACAACAATCTCTCTGGTAATATTCCCACTTCATTGGGGGTATTAAGTTCACTTGAAGTATTAaagctcaacaacaacaatgttAGTGGTGTAAATTGTTCTAGTTTGAGGAGTCTTGATCTTGGACACAACAAGTTATTTGGGAACATACCTTTATGGATGAGAAGATCAAATGTATCCTTGTTGTATAGGCTACAACAAGACTCTAAAACTTGTAAAGAGCAATTGATCTTTCATCAAATAATTTACAAGGTGAGATTCTTGAAGAAATAAGCAACCTCATCCTGTTGGGCACCCTGAATTTGTGCATGAATCAATTGATTGGAAAGATCCCCTCCAAGATCGAAAACTTGCATTTGCTCGAAACTCTTGATTTCTCGCACAACCACCTTTCAGGACACATTCCTCAAAACTTGTCATCTTTAACCTCTTTGTCCCACTTGAAGTTGTCTTATAACAACTTGACTGGAAGATTTCCGTCTGGAAGCCAACTTCAAACGCTCAATGATTTGTCCATTTATATGAACAATCCATTGCTATGTGGCATTCCTCTCTCAACTAATTGCCCTGGAGATGACACTTTCCCAGCTAAGGATGCGAATGacatgaatgaagatggaaatcATGATAAGTTGTGGTTCTATGTCAGCATGGTACTTGGCTTCATTGTAGGTTTTTGACGCATTTGCGGCACATTGATCTTAAAGACAACGTGGAGATACTTTGAACACTTTGAACTTATAATTTGTAGccacaaaaaaatcaaaacatattataattttttttatcatttttgttcCCTAATATTAACAAACGAGATTATTCAAACGTATTTGATGTCCAACTTAATGTCGGCCAACAAGTATAAAATTGCGAACTTTTATACTTTTCCGCAGAAGGAAATTATGAGATTGACTTAGAAGTTGACTTAAAAGTAGGCAGGAGCATTTGTGTCCTTGTCAAGTAGTCCCCCTCCCCACTCTCTCCCCACTCGATCTCTCCTTCCTTGCAATTTCACGGTGTGAAACGAATGTAAACGCGTGAAACTCAATCGAGTTGATACACGCTGCGTGGCACTTTTCTTTGAAGCTCTCATTGCTTTGTTATATATATGAGTTAGAGTTCACTTGTTGTGTTCATCTGCAACCAACTGGGGAATATATGTACTGATTTCTCCTATGGATACCTTGCTTGCAAACACCTTATTCAATCCCCTCaatatttctctctcttttctcattTTGCTTTTGGCATCTACGTATCTACCCACTGCCATAATCTGCTTGGGTGATATCGGAGTTCCGAGCACTAGCAATGTGAAACCATTATGCATTGAGGAAGAAAGGCGGGCACTTGTCAGCTTTAAACAACATCTTGTTGATCCTTCTGGTAGGCTTTCTTCTTGGGTGGGTCATGATTGCTGTCAATGGGAAGGAATTTCATGCAACAACAGCACTGGCCATGTTGTGAAGATGGACCTCCGGAATCCATATGCAGATTCCTATTTTGATGACGAATGGGACGAGTCGGCTTATGAAAGGTCTTTCCTGGGAGGTAAGATAAATGCTTCTTTGTTGAGCTTGAAACATTTAAAATACCTGGACCTCAGCTGTAATGAGTTTCAGGGCATTCGCATTCCGATGTTCTTTGGGGAGCTTAAAAGTTTGCAATATCTCAATTTCTACTTTGCATCATTTGAGGGAGAGATTCCCCCCTCTCTTGGTAACCTGTCAAGCCTGAATATTCTTGATCTCGGGATGAATTCCCACTTGTCTTCCAGAAACTTGACTTGGCTTTCTCACCTCTCTTCCCTAAAATACCTTAATCTCAATTACATGGACCTTAGCCGCACAGGAGCCAGTTGGGCATATCATATTAACATGCTTCCTTCATTGTTAGAGTTACACTTATCTTCGTGTCAAATTGAAAGCATTCCACTCACACTCCAAAGGGTTAACTTCCTTCCACTCTCACTCCAGAGGATTAACTTGACATCACTTTTGGTCCTTGATATGTCGAATAACGGTATTAAATATTCTTCACTTCCCAATTGGTTTTTTAATCTTACTAGCCTCATAACACTTGATCTATCGAGGAATGATTTCGGTAGTCCTTTTCCAAATGAATTTGCAAACTTCAAATCTCTAGAACACCTTGATTTATCGAGAACAGGCTTAAATGGTCAAATTCCGAAAGTTAGTGGAAATTTGTGCAAGCTAAAGGTCTTAAGCCTTTCTGGCAACAAGTTTGATGGTGGGGGGATTGAAGAGTTTTGGAGGAGCGTCTCAAATTGTCCAAATAATTCCTTAAGAGTCACTAGATTTGTCTTATTGTGAGCTGGAAAGCCAATTGCCGGCCTCCATAGGAATGTTAAAGAGTTTGCAGAATCTCAAGCTTTACAGAAACTCTTTGTGGGGCTCAATTCCAGATTCCATCGGAAACTTGTCATCCTTGAAAACATTGGACCTCTATTTTAATAAGATGAATGGCTCCATTTCAAAAAGTCTGGGACAACTCTATGAGCTAGTTCACCTCGATCTGTCTTATAATTCATGGGAAGGTACTCTAACGGAAGCCCATTTCAGAAACCTCACGAGATTACAAGATTTTCAAGTAGGAAATCAAGTCACAGACCCACCCATGTCCCTCGTTTTTGATGTGGCTTCTGTTTGGGATCCTCCTTTCAAACTCCAGTCAATTGCGATCATAAACTGTCGGGTAGGTCTTGATTTTTGGGTATGGCTTCAATCTCAAACTGAACTGATCTACGTCACTCTTAGTGGTATTGGAACCTTTGAAGATTTGATACTAGAGGAATGGTTGTTGAAGATGTCTTCCCAACTCAAAGATTTGGATTTATCTAACAACCAATTACGTGGAAACTTTCCATCCCGTTTGAAATTTCCAAATTTAGAGTCTATTGATTTGAGTAATAATCAATTGAATGGCCCACTCCCACTTTGGTGGTCCACTAGTGTCTATCTCCTTGGTCTTGAAAGCAATCTATTTTCTAGGCCAATTCCCTCGAATATTGGCCAGATGATGCCCAATTTGCAATTTTTGTCTGTAAGGAGCAATAAGTTTTCTGGGGAAATGCCTCGTGCATGGAGTGTGGGAAGCAAAATTTTTTTTCTAGATGTTGGTCACAACAATCTCTCTGGTAATATTCCCACTTCATTGGGGGTATTAAGTTTACTACAAGTATTAaagctcaacaacaacaattttaGCGGTGTAATTCCTGATTCCTTACAAAATTGTTCTGGTTTGAAGAGTTTTGATCTTGGACACAACAAGTTATTTGGGAACATACCTCTATGGATAGGAGGATCAAATGTATCCTTGTTGTATAGGCTACAATTACGATCCAACGTTTTTACAGGACATATTCCCCAGCAACTGTGCAATCTTCGGAACCTTCACATCCTCGATCTTAGTCACAACAGTCTTTCAGGTACTATTTCCAAGTGTTTGGATACTTTAACTTCGCTGGTCAACAATAATTCTAATGACTTCAATATGGGTTCTTATGAGCAAGCCACACTGACACTAAAAGGAGCGGAGCTTGTGTACAACACGACTCTAAATCTTGTAAAGAGCGTTGATCTTTCATCAAATAATTTACAAGGTGAGATTCCTGAAGAAATAAGCAACCTCTTCCTGTTGGGCACCCTGAATTTGTCCATGAATCAATTGACTGGAAGGATCCCCTTCAAGATCGGAAACTTGCATTTGCTCGAAACTCTTGATTTGTCACACAACAACCTTTCAGGACATATTCCTCAAAGCTTGTCATCTTTAACCTCTTTGTCCCACTTAAACTTGTCTTATAACAACTTGACTGGAAGAATTCCTTCTGGAAGTCAGCTTCAAACCCTCAATGATTTGTCCATTTATATAACAATCCATCGCTATGTGGCGTTACTCTCTCAACTAATTGCCCTGGAGATGACACTTTCCTAGCTAAGGATGTGAATGACAAGAATGAAGATGGAAATCATGATAAGTTGTGGTTCTATGTCAATGTGGTACTTGGCTTCATCGTAGGTTTTTGGGGCATTTGCGGCACATTGATCTTAAAGACATCGTGGAGATATGCCTATTTTCAATTCTTTGACAACATCAAAGATAAGGTAGCACTAGCAAATGCATTGAAATTGGCTTGTTTCaaaagaattgtttttggaGTTTGATAGTACTATGTGTATGTGATGTTTTCCCTTTTCTACATTGTATTTTTGGTACTTGCaatttatgtaataaataaaggAATTGTATCCATCTTTCAATAGATGTTTCCACAAGCAAGTTTATGTATTCTGATTCTCATGTGCAAAAACctggaaataataaaaactaatgctttttttttctactaATTATCGATAGCATAATACAAAATATGTATATGGCCGTCATCCATTCAATGTTCACTACAAGAAAATGTGTTGTAGGGGTACCATTTCTTATCAGTGGCTTTGTAAACCTATGGTGTTTTGGACCACATTTCAGTTTATTTACGAAGCTGCTACTGTCTCTCTCTGCCGTTGATCTTGATGATCGTGGAAAGGCAGGGTGCGATCGTCACTTTACCCATAGAATCAGCACTCATGGAATAATCATGGATTTTTGTTGAGGTAATTTGATTGTTTCCTCTTCTGTAATTTGTTTCTATTAGTttattgttcttgaattttaatttttctgttttctgACTTGGAAGAGTCGACCTTCAGGTGGTAAAATCGTGATGTGACCATCGTATTCTCTCTCACAGCTCACAACGATGAAATCGCACCGGGCTTGGTTGATTTCTGTCAACTCCGACCACGACTAGTGTCGGGTAAGCTATCGACTaccccaaaaccctaaacgCCCAAAggtaattttgtttaatttttcaattagttttaattatCTGACGAATCCCTAGCATaaattcactctctctctcctctaaatgcgtataatttttttgttttaattttttgcagTATTAATCACAAAGCTACGGAGCTGAaattgcaaacgctatccatgGCTCACTTCAAAAATGTAAGCTTGAAATTTTTAGGTTCTGTTTGGTTGTTGAGAAAACTGAATcaaagaggttttttttttttttttttggttttgtttgttaattttctcGGAAACGTAGTTGATTGTTGTGtttctgaaaattttgaaaacagaAGAAGAATGTGTTTGTGAAGTCGGTTTCGATGAAGAAGTTGGCTAATATGGACCATATCACAGGGGATAAAATCCCAAGGAGCTTAGCGAAATGTTTGTCTTCTGTTGGTGGATTCTGTATCGAATTTGTTGTTAGTTTGTTTTCTTAAAGGTTGATCCGGATGAAGTGAATGCCCTGGCTCAACTCATGACCTGGAAGACTGCTGTGGCCGACATTCCATATGGTGGAGCCAAGGGTGGAATCAGATGCACCCTCAGGGACTTAAGTTTGAGCGTCTGACTCGCGTTTTCGCTCAGAAAATCCATGACCTCATTGGAACTCATACTGATGTTCCCGCACCCGATATAGGCACCGATGTTCAGACCATGGCATGGATGTTGGATGAGTACTCCAAATTTCATAGTCACTCACCAGCTGTTGTCACTGGAAAGCCCATCATAAGAATTCGACACTGATAAAATTAAGCCAAAAATCGGTTTCCTGGAGTTGAAAAGTAAGGAATTTGTAAATTCTATGTTTATGTCATTTGTTGTCAATGTTGTGATTTATAATGTAATTGATCTGGTATGCATACAGAACTGGTATTCTATGTTTATATTGTCATTTGTTGtgaatgtggtataaaaatttATGTTTATGTCTTTAGTTAACCAAATGGCTCTCAAGTTCGCTGCAAGTAATTGATGTAATAAGTACGTATCAACTGCCGCATTCACTCATCTATCCCTCTCTTCATTCAGGTAAAATGTATCTTATTTGTGCAGTTCAAGGTGATGCATTCAAGTCTCGCAGCAACGCGTGGGCACATTTCTAGTATTGTCTAATTTTAGTGCCCGTAGTGTCAACTATAAAATTTTTGACACCGAAGtcatattgttttgtttttcaattaggactgaatttcttgttttttttttttaagtttttctctCCCATTTTTCTGTCAAAAGTAGTTCAATATTCATTTAGTACTACTATTCCACAGATATTTTCACATCCGTATAAATATGAGTTCAAATTTTCTGCACTCAAAACCCTTTGTGCCTTATATTATACTTGAGTAACACGTGTTCTTTTTACTAAATTTatctttagtttttaattttttttttattgaagagaTAAGATGAATGGCAAGGTGACACTCTATAGAGAGGCCACATAGGGTTTTGAGTCCAAAGGATTTAAACTTTGCATAGGAAGgaaagaaggagagagagaggaagtcgcttttattttaatttgattcAATTTGGAAACAAAAATCCAATTTAACTCCATGTCTGTCGATCTTGTCAGAGTCTAAATGGAAGATGAAAGTGCTTTTATTTTAATCTAATTCACAATTTGTGGAgataaagagaaggaaagagcAACGTGGGGCTGTAAAGCCATCCTCAGAGAAAAGGATGCTGAGATTGACACTATTTAATTGGGTAATACTAGAAAGATCAACTATTTAGACCtaattttgtaaactatataaTATGTTAGTTGATGACTGAATTattaattttctcttttattaCAAAGGATAAGGAATAAGATTTTGATTtactttttctttctatttttgggGTTCCGACTTTCTATTAAAGTAGCTCATATTGTTTGCAACTGAAGTGCATTTGATTTGCCAgcaatttcttttttcaaaattttagtaGATAACATAGGTTTAAGGATAACAGAAAAATTATCAAAGTTAGGATTAGTGAGTGGTGGACACATGTCACATTTTCGGAGGGGACACAGAGTGACACATGGGTATTtggaaagatttttcaatgtaattAGAACAAGAGATAATACAttacgtgtcattatacaaatgataagatatgtgtgttaaaaagttaataacttaaaaataagaTATCTCACTAgttatataaaaatatgtaatGAATCACACGTGTTTCGGtcacaataataaaaaatctcGGGTATTAGGATGCCGGAAATCCGGACCCTTTCTTCTCGGGGATGAAACTTACTTTGTCCATTCATTTAATGACATGTGGACTCCACTATTCCTCAAGACTTAGtatttattgttttgaaatACTAATTATTTGATTTCTACATAAGCCCTCACTAATTATTTGATTTCTTGCGTATCATGTTCAGATTCTTCAATTATAGTCTACCGATTGCAGAAGAAATTGCAGAACACCTATCCGAACCTGCCTAAATCAATGTCCTGACCGAACCCGTATAAGAGAATTTGAAccatggcaaattttcaaattcgTTCTCAAAGAAATCTTGACCAATCGCCGTGAGGTCGTCACCTCAATAGAGAAAAATAGGAATTGGGTTTTCTGGGGAGAGCTTGTACTCAACCAAAGCACAAGAACGATCACATTGATGTTAGTTTTGATCATTGAGTGGTCAGATGTCCATAATGTAAAAAATATTTGACGACTTCATATGAGCAGCAAGCAATCTTTGGTTGCAGGTTGCTGGTTGCTGGGCAGAGAGGAATTCAAAGAGACGATTGACCAAGAGTAGAAGTGGCGCATGATTATATTTTTttggccaaattttttttgtgatcCTTGTGGTGACAAGGCATTTTTAATGAGACCCTGGTGAAAAAGCTTTTAATTAAACTCTTGTGGTGAGCTTTATTAGCAATTATGGTCCAAATCCAAACTTTTGTTAGTCTTCCGTTAAATAAATTCACACGACCATCACATGGAGGGTcaaattcatcatttcaattcaaattaCATCCTATTTTATGGACATCAAGTATGAGGTAGGGTTTAACGGAAATTAGATTTCGTGGAAAAAAAAGTTTGACTGTAAAGAGTGAAACTAAACCTGTAAAACCACATCAATGGCTAGGAGAAGAGGTGAAAGTGatgttggagaacaattaagaaaataaataaaaataacaaaaatattgatttttttaataatgaaaCATACTTACAACAAAGAATGAATTAAATGAAATAATTACAGGAATTAAAATGATACTAACTTGATTGAATCACATATAGAGGTTAGCACAAAAGctatgtccttcgaacagtatttccgtcccactcttgtgcttgtggttcgATGACGTCCGCTTGACCAGAATACAACCATCTAATTCTACAACCCgcactggattatagaattctggtgaattgttttgtgtgtttactctctggGATTTTGtcggaagagaaagagaaaggaaaaaagatgattctatttgaaaattgaaattgtaAATATATAGGTTGTTTCATACCCTTTCTAATACATGTTGAACGTATTTGAAAGTGCACAACTCTTTCTAAAAGTAGTGTCTCTTAATCaaaatagtttttaattaatatgttaattaaaaagtcaatttaaaattaaaattaaagaactctgattattaatattaattatattagACCATATTATACAAGTATAATCCACACAACCATAAGGTCCAAACCTTCAATCTTTTTACAAATAGTCCAAATCTGGGACTAAACCTATATAAAAGTCACTGCAAACCATGCATTGCCCGATGTGGGACTTTGAGTCTCAAAACCTCCAACAATATTTAGGGAGGACGAGAGAGAAATTAACTAGCTGGCTAAACATTTAACATTATTATGTCACTGTACGCTCATGCTCCAATCCTTGTGTTCAGTTCTCGAACATACGAAAGAACAACAAGATCTTAAGGCGGAGTAACAAGATTTGACGGCGAAAAACGAAATATGACGGCAAGGCAACAGGGATTTGAATTTTAAGATTGTTGTTCGATTAATAAAAACGGCCAAAATCGGTACTAACTAATTCAACATTAGTTAGTTAAGCCTATGTGATTCTATGTGGTCAACCACCCTAATTCATAGTATGGTGAAATAAGTTTACAACATACCTGATTGTTTGACAAGAAAAAAGTGAAAAGGTTAATAGTTGCCAAAGACACTAACCCAAAATTCATTTATGGTTTTAATAatggaagactaaatttgcagTTGTGGGAGCTTTTACATACTAATTATATGTAATAGGGGACTCCTTTTTACTAACTTCTTCACATGCTCCTAACAATATATATCACAAGtcttatctctactaattaataaaactttttttgttaactaaaagatggtgaaaagacaaattagtcttctatcacacaaaaaaaaatgatgggcaataatgtaatttcacaagtccaaattttactgttttttattgaaacctcatctacatgtgatgttaaaatacctctaatattaaaaaaaaaaccaaaaacaaaaaacctcaCACTCCCTCAcgttttctctctccctctctccttctcattttctaaaaaaatgtattcatacgcacaaagtgtgtaggcaaatgctagttaAAACTTAAGAAAACTCAAACCAAGCTAAACAAACATTGGGTAAGAAGGAGGTTAAGGATTGTGTCATATCCACCCAAAGCGTTCGATGTTAGCAACTTAACCAAAACACTAGCCACCATGACACCGATATGTCGATATGATAGTAGGGTAAATTTACCTAGGCCCAGCAAACGATAGAGAAAGATTTACATACATCTTGTTACATCACCGCCTTGGCATTTTAGGTCATTAATAATGTAATGTTGCGTTATTGGTCTGAAATTATAGAGTTTTTCACTTGAAACAGTTCTCTCACCAAACACTTCATATATTTGATCAACCAGAGTTCAAAAGGCGCGAAGAAGCTTTCCTCTTTCAGTTGTGACTATGTTGTAACCGTTATTTTATATGATGCATTTTGTGTTTTGAAATTGAATACATTTGGCAGTGATTCCAATAAGGCTTAGTATAAGTATAGTGACTGGTACTAGCTAATTGGCATGAAAGTCCAATATTGTTATAATGAATTAAGACATACGTACCATATTAATTAAACTGAAATAAAAATATACGTACTACATTAGTTAAACTGAAATACATGAGTTCAAATTGAAATCCAAGCAGAAACACATAATCAAAAATGCATTTCAAACATAGGCCTCGTTTGGTATGTGGGGTGGGACAGAACACAGTGGGACAAAAGTAGTTCATTCTACTCTGGCCTGCATACCAAACGTAGCACAAAAAACCTATGTTCCATCTCGTTCCATCTCATCCCATTTTGTCCCGTCTACGTACCAACCATGCCCATAGTGTCAACATGTTTTCACATGACAATATTTGCGATGCAACGAACTTGTCACTTCAGTTGGTTTAGAGCATTTACCTTGAACCTGAGATTCTTAGCTCAACTACTCCCTAATATGGCTTGTAAAACAATCTTTTTGCGTTGGTGGGCCTTATGGACTAGGCCTATATACCTTAACCAACTGGCCCATTTACATATTCATTGTTTTGGGCTCTTCTTGTATTTTAGCCTTAAACCCCAAACAAGTTCTGCGCAGCAATTGCCAATCGCACCGAATCGAGAGAAGAAAACTCGGGAGTAGCCATGGCACGGCAATTGCTCGGCAATCGCAGCAAGTTCTGCGCAGCGCTTCTTCATCGTCACAACCTTCCTTCCAATTCTTTCCAAACCCTGCCTTCGTCAATCCCCACCGCACCATCTCAGCCGCCCACAGCATTTCCTTCCAGTGCTTCCACCTCCAAACCCTTCTCCAATTCCATCCACCACTTCCCAAACCCTCACTTTCTGCAACTCCGACCTCTCTCCTCGCCCTCAGGTGCTTCATATTTATGTTATTGTTGTCGGCATTGTTCAAAGattcaatttttaaattttgggtttgggAATAGCTCAGTAAGTCGGAGGATGAGTTTAGCACCGCAGTCAGCAAAGCTAAaggtaataattttttatttttttgggttttttctgGTTTTCGAAATCTTTTTGTTCTGAGAAAACTTGTCATATTTTCATACAACTTATCTGATTTATGTATAAAATTTCATATAGATGGAGCTGTGCCAACACTTTTCTATTTCACTGCAGTGTGGTGCGGGCCTTGTAAGTTCGAAAGACGTTTTCTTTTAAGTAATGAAGTCTTGGCACGAAAATGTGGCGTAATAATGTGCTTTGAACTTACGATTGGTACTTTGGTGTGATCTTCTTGTGCAGGCAGGTTCATATCTCCAATCATTGGAGAGTTGAGTGAGCAATACCCACGCGTAACAACGTATAAGGTTGACATCGACGAGGTGCGCATTCGAATTGGAATTTAGTCTTCTGTAAACTTGgatcattttgtttttgggaaccaTTTTAGTTCTTTTGTGGACTACTTAAATCCCAGCTTAAGATTGAggtcaaaactcaaaagaacTCTGAAGTGTTGCTAATTAGTAATTCTATATGTTTTAACTTGGATATGGTAAAATCCAAGGTCCATTTGGTTTCTGATCTGTTGTGTGCATTTTGGTGCAGCCTACATTCCAATTCTTTAAAGACGGGAAGAAGGTGACTCAAGTTGTTGGTGCTAATGTTGCTCGCTTGAGAAACACTTTTGGAAGTTTGGGAAATACGACGTGGTATTGGAAAACAATATAGTCAAGTCCTAAGTTCTTGTCTTGATAACAGACAAAATGATTCGAACTTGTGACCTCGTGTAATATTACGAAGGAAAATTATTAAAACAACAATTTCTGGATTATTACATGTCCCGGAAGCTACAACCGCAACAACTCCGTGGTTGACGTATTATTGTAGCACATCTCATTGAATACACTTGTTGATTGATTAGGAAGAAGAAATTGAGCTAAATATGATGGCGTCAAAATATAATTTAGCCATAAAAAATC is from Malus sylvestris chromosome 5, drMalSylv7.2, whole genome shotgun sequence and encodes:
- the LOC126622854 gene encoding thioredoxin O, mitochondrial-like, whose amino-acid sequence is MHFKHRPRLPWHGNCSAIAASSAQRFFIVTTFLPILSKPCLRQSPPHHLSRPQHFLPVLPPPNPSPIPSTTSQTLTFCNSDLSPRPQVLHIYVILSKSEDEFSTAVSKAKDGAVPTLFYFTAVWCGPCRFISPIIGELSEQYPRVTTYKVDIDEPTFQFFKDGKKVTQVVGANVARLRNTFGSLGNTTWYWKTI